The Gossypium hirsutum isolate 1008001.06 chromosome A13, Gossypium_hirsutum_v2.1, whole genome shotgun sequence nucleotide sequence caaaacctaaaaacagaATACCCAACACCGATTTAGTGGTTTGATTAACAAATTCGTCAACAAAAATCCAACAACGAAACTGACTTACCGCCGATGGCAAACCACTGCTTATACTGTTCAGGTCATCGAGCGAAACCTCCTCCTTCACAGCCTTCTCTTACACGATATCCACAAAAAGGTCAAATTTCTTAACTACGCATTGTTATGTCATTTCAACAGAACTTTCATAAATGATTTACAAAAATTGAAGGTTAAACACGAAATAACAAAACGCACCACTTGCCAAATCGAGAATAAGTATTGAAAATCGAGACACAACGAATTGCGTGAAAAATTTGTGACAGAAtcgaaaaagaatgaaaaaggagaaaattttgacattgagcagaaaaagaggaagaaaatgTCAGAAACACAATAAATTTTTGGGAAGAgagagaaattttaaaatataaaataagatataatttcattaaattatccCAACTATCCATTAACACCTAAATCCTCTAGAATCCTATCCACTAACCATCTCCACTACTTTAGACTTCTACCTCCATTGAGCCTCTATCTCACTATCGCGGTAAAAATATTATCCATGCTCACACAAGGAATCGAACACGGGACCCTAAGGTAAGCTAACATCTTACCACTCGAACTAGCAGCTACTCAGCAATATAACATAGTCCTACTCAGCAGGAataaggctaggataaaaaataacagaattttcCAAAAGCAagacttgaacctaagacctcaaacacacatagatcacttaaccactgaagaaaatatatatttgtgtcaggatttacaaaaatagaaataaattattcagaaCGTTACAGACCCTTCCATACGACCATGAGGTTGGTCGTGTCGATTGCGCAGATTTGCAATTTGAATAGCGAAAAAACgctatttttaggtttttcgggcattctaagacttatatatgacaaaaataaaaagatagaagGGAGCTGTCATAAAATATCCAAGAAAACAACTCAagaaacaccattgaagccgattCTAAAGCAGATTTTCATCAAGATTAAATATTCCCATTTGATTTCTAaggagattatcatgagtttctttatttctttcggaTTTATTGtatattggttttttttatttgcaagaatgaactaattttctaaatacttagGGAAGATaaaccctatgatggattctatcttttgatttttattttacgaaataaatacttagttttttgttctcaattatatgtgcttaattcttggtttaatatttcaagattattgatccatatttaatgtgcttaaatcagagaaGGAATAAACCCTGTTTAAGTGTAGATcttgcatgcaatcttagaaataggatAACATAAACCTACCGAattagagtaaaatctaataggggaatctatagtacgagttaatgtgataataggggttttaattagaaagaaatttcaattaatcaacctagaataAGTTGTTCTtattctcaaaagagatattagcataatttagggatttctacggatcatgttaataagaaaataaattgcgtaattcagattgataatgatagatgaaatctaggtggattctttcttgggtattgtttcgcttcttggttgtcAATCGTTTTtttttctgctttgttctttGTCATGTTTGTTAGTTAAATAATCTAGTTAATTTCAGTTTTTAAAtcaatcactcaaattattcggttaaataatagaaagacagtaattactagtacttttagttttcgtgggaacgatatctttacTTACCGTAACTATATTAGtaattgataggtacacttgccttagtaaaatttttagttaattctATGAACATCAACTTCAACTCAAACTACATTGGTGATATTTCTTTTGATTTATGACTTTAATAGCATGTATCTAGGCTTTTGTAAACTTTTATACTTTTGAAACTTATCTTAAATATGTTGATTATATATTCTATATtacagttatatatatatttaaaatgataatatttaagTATGCCATGTttaaagaattcttgaaatttgatTTGGGAGTTTTATTTACGTATTGAATTATTTaccaaatttaattttgaatgaaAAGAGAGGAAATGTTTTcgaaacttttattaaaaataataattaaattctaaatatttatagaaattaatGTTCTAAATTTGAATAATGAGAATTAAATTGAGTTGATTAGATAACGGaatgtaatattttatattgGAATTCGATAATTGAATCAAATGTAAAATGTCACAACTTTGATACTCAAAATCTCAATACCTTCAACTTTGCTAACCTTGCTCATAGCTTTTGCACAcaaggttaaaaaaaaaaagccctAATTCAACCTAAACCTTagacttttttaactttttaaaaaatatctcaATTTTGGACAAGTTCCCTAATGTTGCTCTATTGAAATATGCACTatctatttgaatttgaatttcatGGAATTTAAGCAGTATtagtgtttttaatattattatttgatatgagAATTTTTTACTTGTACAAACAAAATTAAAGATAacgtattttatttgtttatttattattttttaaatatacataataataatttattaatcaaaACGCTGGAAGTTAATTATTTTCTATGAAATTGAAACCATTTtgatgaaatgagaaattgggGTACCTTGTCTATTGAAAAACATTTTATACCAAACTCTTTCTTTTGAAGGTTTTTGCGAAACTTTCAAATCAAGTAGTTGGGAAAATGAATATGGCTCAATTATGAAATACCCTCTAACTCATGATTCATGGGTCAGTTTATATCACCATCCTTACTTCACTATTAAAAAGTAAACATAAAAGAAGTAGTTGCTTTCATTTATAAATCTAAGGGGAAAATGGAATTATGAGGACTTCAACTCTGAATTTTTGATATCATGCTTTGTTTGTGTTAAGTCAAACCGATTTGCCttatacaactttttttttttttttctatcccTACACCTACTTTTTGCCAGTAGACTATGTCTCGTTGTATATCATTATTggtttaatattataatttattagaatttaatttttataaaacaagtTAAATTAGACCAAAATTAAAAGTTCCTCATCTTTCGGGTACACATAATTAGGTGGACTATCCAACCCTTAGACAagtataattcaaaaaaaaaactaagtctCGATTAATTTTCCTTTAAGCATAGTGTAAAGTTTAGAAACTCTAGCATGGTGTATAAATATGATTTTTGTTTTTGagcaaaaattttcaaatcaaaacaATCACAATTTCATAACATTAATTTAAGAATgacattttgtaaattttaaaatttctaagttgtatgaaaattgtagttaatttaagtttataaattttttattgaattatttttttcattatttataataatttattctaGTTCATAAATTCATCCCAAATTCTACTTTATTGAAGCCTTTGCATTAGATACTCTTCCCACATTAGATATGGCAGATATTGGTTTCAGATTGAAAAGACAAAAACCTTCCACTTGAGCTAAAAAGCAATGCTAGCTGTATCACTTTTTCAGTAACTAATATGATTCATTGATGACTTTAGAAACTTGGATGCCTGCCATGGTGTTTCAGCATATTACAAAACCAGATTTCTTCCATCTCTCATATTAACTTAGATTTGACTCACAAAAGCAAGTAACTAAAGACATAGTATATGAGTAAAATATATATGTCATCcaaatttttacaaatattgGAGCTTCGCCCCACACTTAAAACCATGCATGCATCCTCCGTAACAGATGCAACAAAATATAGGTTGGAACCTGGAATTTGCTTTAATTATTGCCTATTCTTAATTTCTAATCAGTTTATATGAGAAAATATGGAATTCTTTGTAATTAAAGTTGAAACAATCAAAGCATCCAACCAGGGATGAATCCACTTGGTGCAAGTGCAGAGGCTGTTGCAGTGTCCTCAACTGTTACACTACTAGGGTTGTATCTGTACCAAGGAAATAAAGTGGAAGTCAATAAAAATAACACACTTAGCAAGATATTAACGAACTAGATTCTGGATACACTACCCAATTTGCAGTGAATTGTTGCAGTGTAAAGGCTCAAAAAATCCCTCTGACTGAGGAGGAGGTGGTGGATGGTTGTATGGAATGCTTTGCTCCCCCGTTTCCCATGATGATCTCATTGATGGACCACTTTCATCCAACTGCCAAAACAAAATTTATGGCACCAGTTTTCGATCATATCGTGTTTAGCTTTGTCATGAAATTAACGAATATTATCGAGATCAATTACGGTGAATATCAAAGATGAAAACAACAATCAGGCTGCTGGTTTCATACCTTCATTCTCAAGTTTCTGTTGGTTTCCAGTAGGACTTCTTCCTGTACAAAGATTACATACAAGGATGATATGGCATCTGGTCTTTGTAACAAAAGAATTATTAAGAGAGTCTCCAGTTGTGTTATATGTACCTTTGTTTGCAGTTCAGAAAGTTGGTCAATCATCAACTGCATCTGCATTAGTTAAAAAGCAAAATATCATGATATATTTCAACATGAAAATGGAGTGCTACATATTTCGATCCTTATGGTTTTGCATGTGCACAAAGTTATCTGTTGTAAACATGTTTTCCTGCATGCTGATGGATAGGTCATAGGTGACGAAGCATGAAAACACCTCATTTGTTAACATGGTCCCCCTAGCCTTGCCAAAATATGCATGTTCTGTCCTTACGGTTGGCTACTAACGAGTGATACTTATCCTTCACGATTTAAAAGGACCTTACCTACAGCTACAAGTTTATAAAAGTAGATTGGCCCTGAATTACCTTTGTGGACCTGATTTTCTTCAATGAGAAGTCCAACTGATGCTCAAGCTGCTCCAGTTCCTTAGTGCCCAGGTCCGCTATCTCTTCCCCAAGAAAATGTCTACACATTACAAAGTACATATTTTCACATGAATCAAGGCTCCACTACAAGTATCCACACTTGAACAAGCAACTTATTTTACGAACAAATGAGCCAGACACATTGTAAAACTAAACTGTGTGGCTTGGTGGATAGTATATTACCTCTGTGATTGCTGAAGGACCTCAACTTTTGATTTGAGCTTTAAATATTCCTGGTAATTGCTCTGCTTGATAACATGCAGCAAATTTCAGATTTTATCCTACTCGATTCATATAACAATTAACAAACTGAAACATTCTGCTTAAAGATTGGTTGAAAATGAATTATGAGTCCCAGAAGGCAAAGGTTAAAATAGCGGAGATTAATACACCTGTGCGTCAATTTCTGTTTGAGCAGGTTCCAATGCTCCATAGGTGTAACTGTTGTACTTCTCAAGTGTCTTAGCCATGCTGCTTACATAAAATAGGCCAAGAAAGAAAGGTTAGTATGACAAATCTAAATATTGATGGCAGCATTGCATTCAACTATAAGAAATCAAAATCATTTGATCTCACAAACTCAGCACCATGAAACCTCATTGTTTAATACCTACAGAAACATTTAAAATGGAGTTCATCATTTGTGCCCTAATTCCTAACTCATCAAAGTTGTAGATTATTATAGATAATATGTGTTTAGTTAATTACTAAGAAAATGAAGCAAAAAGTATGGGTGACATGATCCAGCTTAATCCGTCGGATCGTGTCGTGAGTGCATAATTCTGAATTGCCTTCTTTCGTACTTACAAGTCCTTTAAAGGTTGTTGCCACAGTCCCACATTCTTGCTATAAAATTTGCATTTGAGTATGTAAGTTTGAATTTGTAGAATGAGGATTGTAAAATCTTGAGAGACCAAGTTTATTCTTTTATCTTGTAAGCATGTGCTTTTTTGTGCTTTGTCTCTTATCTTTTGCTTTTATGATACCTTTTATTGGGGAAAATTTTGGCTACTTTATCTTTAATAAAATGCTCTTTTTTTCAAGAAATTTAAGGTTGAAACTTTGAAGAAATCTCAGATGAGGAAAGTcgtaaaattttaacagaaatctATAAGAAATTTGTAGAAAAACTAGACACCAATCATAAGACTTTTACGTAGTACAAGTAATGCCATGTCTTGTATGCTCTACACTATTATAAGATAAGATTGATCAAGAATAGTCAATGCTATGATATTGATGTCAgaagttaatattttaaaaaataacatccaacaaatttaataaataattccttcttttttctttttttttagtacAATCAGCTTAAATTCGGGGCATATAAGATAAGTTGGAGATAGAATGAGAAAAAGTTATGCGTGTGTTGAGTCCATGTATATTTATGCATCAAATTTTAGTTCTAGAAATCATTATGCAATATCATATGATAAAATCAGATAAAGAAACCCGAAAGGTGCCATGGATTGTTGATTCTAAACGGATTGAAAAAACAAAGCTTAAATCCgagaaacaaaatataaataattaatttgtagAAAATTAAGAATACAAAAATTCCCAAATATAATACATAGCTTCACAGTAGGCTAACATAAGCAACAGTAAGCTCTCTTTTTTAACCTAATTCATGGCTTGTTTAAGTTCAACACTTAAAACCTCAAAAGCTGAATCACATTAACCAATGACACCTCCTTTCTAGCTCATCTTAACAGTTTGATAATTAATCATGATTTCTCAACATTAATTTTGCATATAACATATTTAATCATGCAACAACATTTACATTTCCCATGACTAACATCTCGGCACTtaacaagaaaaaataataattacttcCCAAAATAGCACTTGCTTTTTATGATCAAAACAAAATGGCTttcagaaaaaaaagaaattgccAAATAAATTCAAGGAATAAAGTATTCAAATGAGAGCTGCAACACATTCCAGATAACATGTTCTTGTCTAACAAacaacatatattaatttatatatatagtttctcCATGATATGTATTTTAGAGGATGAATTTTTCAGTGACTTAAAAGATGGATCTCAGAAAACTTCAGATTATCAAACAAGAACAGCTTAAAAGAAAACAAGGATAACCCAGattgaaaatttcaaagaaaatcagaaagaaaatgaaaatataccTAGAAGTGCTGCAAAACTCATAGAGCTTGCCACGATTAGAAAAAATGATAAGAGCAACCTCAGCATCacaaagaattgaaagctcataAGCCTTCTTTAGCAAACCATTCCTCCTCTTTGCAAACGTCACCTGTCGATTTATCTTGTTCTCGATCCTCTTCAACTCCACTCTTCCTCTCCCCATTACtatatattcttattattataaaagtgaaaagaaaaaactATCACCTATGGTATTTTTCAgaaaccctttttttctttttcttttttcacccTCTTCTTCCAAGTtcccttcctttttttcttttctttagggCAAGAAGCTGTTCCTCTTTCTATTTGTATGGGGTGGCTCTAATACTCCATGGCTATTAGGTTTCCACTATTTGTACCTCAAAAAAACAAAGGGAAAAAGATAAGAGgaagaaaatatataataaaaaagtgGGGGCGGTAGCGTTTTATGTGTATTATCTTCGTCCAGGGCTTTACTTTTTTTACTGACTTGCTTGTTCAGCTAAAGAATAAAAACTCCATCCCTACTATCACCAGCTAAGTTTTATGgaagttaacttttttttttttaaatttcacaacTAAAGCTTTTAATTTGCCATTTATTTTGTTCCTTTTATATATTTCACTATACTAAATATTTTCATGTTCTATTCTTTCTCTTGGTTTAATTATACCCTCAGTCCTTGCACTCTTCAAACTTCTAAAATttagttaatataaaaattaaatttgaacatGTGATAGTTTAATATTCAAACACCTGATTTAAAAATTGTCCAATTGGTTacacatattcaaattaaacaaaagtCAATTAATAGTGGGTTAAAGTACCTAATAGATCCTTTTATTATAGAGaacttatcaaattaatcctATCTTTTAATAGATTAATTTAGCCTTTGTACCATTAAAAAATCAGATGAAGccaaattttaacagaaataatatttttaaagcttTTATGATTCTACAAACTAAATTTCTTGTTTGAAGCTCAactacaaatgaaaaaaaatcatgtaattttTTAACagcatatattaaatatttaagaaGCAGTCTTACTTAgttctttttttataatataaggattgaattaataataaaaggattaatttgatttGGTCCCTATAATGGAGGACCTACCAAATACTTTCACCATTAACAGTGCTATTAATactctaaaaaaaaaagaagaagaagaagtaggaGGACTGGATTTCACAAAGTAAAAGCAGaagtattatattttataaccCCAAAGCATACAGGGGCTGAAAACGAAATTAAACCATTTCTATTTGCATTTATGGGTCAAgatttcctcctctttcttttttttttttttttttgagttaatgtAGTTTGAGTTGACAACATGACATAAACCTCAATCTTAAACATTCCTTTACTTTTGAAGTGTTCAACGTGTCGAAACCAAAACATGGGAGAATTACAAGAATGGGTCCACTTTGGTGATTACATGGCCATTATATCCCCAACAAGATGCTTTTTGTTACCATAAAATTCCTTTGAAAAACTTGAAAAGGGTTCAAGGAATATGGGGTTAGAAAGTAAAAGGTTGAGTTATCAAGAAGACCAGGAATTGGTTCCGAAATAATCATATATTCCTAAATATTTACTGTTGTtgtaatttgattgaaaatatttcATCTGCATTTTAATAATCAAAACTGGAAATGATATGGAAGTGGGGTGATAAAATTTGTATTTGAAAAGAACAAAAGCAAGATGGTCAAAGGATGCTTGGTATAAGATCCACATTTCATCTATCCTATTCCTTTAGTATTTTGTagccataaaaataaaaaaaataagatccACTTCTTCTACCTTTTGGGGTCACAAAAATGGAATCATTTCTGATCTTTTTCTCTGCATTTTTTTTTAGACCTCAATCTGGTTAACTTTgaccattatatatatatatatctatatataaaaaGTGTTAATTATAGGTGAGTGTCATCAACCGTTCATCTAAAAAAGAAtggtatttctattttttaaaacttttacatgAATAGTGCAGATTTACAAAGTAGAAGGGAGGGAGGGAAGTGGTGGCTGAACCCAACACAAATTTGAAGAAACGAGGGAACAACACTTTTTACTGATTTTTGAGTAAAAGCATAAACTAATACATGCAAGTTATTTTCTAATAGAactaaaattttacaattataattaaatcTCATCAACAATTGTAAAAAATATTAGACTTATAGATTTGCCTTTAAATTAtatcttcttttcatttttggtATTTTTCCTATCATATCTATGTTGCTCAAATTACTCCAAAAGTTATCTATGTTTAAGAAAACAACCATGTCATGTGGTACAAAAGTCACCTAAGCATATTATCATACCATTATTTACATCACataatttcaagaaaataaatatatacattttaaaatgtataaagtcaaaaaattaaatttctgatttttataatatattaaatatataataaaaagataatataaaacataaataattgaaaatatggaaaaaaaaaacataatgctccttttgatatattttttaggGTAAGCTATCTAACTGGTCACCCAATTTTTAAAAcgcttttattttggtcacctaaaatgaaattcttgcaatttCATTACTTAACTTTTATggtgttttcattttattcaccCAATCGTTAAATTTCTAGTGGCGATTAACTTTACATGCTATATTTGGTTTACacttctattttggtcacccaacttttaggTCACTTTCGTTTTGGTCACCTAAAAACTATCTTTTTTTAAGTACTTATAAGAGTAAAAGCATATTAAAGATTAAAGTAGAAAAGCACTAAAAACTATAATAATTCAttagaaaaattgttaaattgGACTTGTTTACCTCCTTACAGAAAGttctatttttttcaatattaaaattttaaattttaaaatatcaaaattaattaaataatttattgaaaaattttcaactaaaatttcaaaaaatatagcaACTAAGAATGATCCATTTGGAGAATATagactaaatctataattttacGCATAATACAAGactaatattgaaatttaaccaaataagtttaattgctattgtttgatcaagactaaaatttcaaaattcaagaaacatagggactaaattttgaccaatttaaaaagtacaatgactaatattaatcaatttaaaatacaGGTGCTACATCTACAACTTATGCAAagttcaaagtaaaaaaaaaattgacttgaTAACTACAAATACAGAAATGAATGACTAACTCAACAATTAATGGGAGTGACTTTGATTTGATATGGtcgaattttttgaaatttttaaactaTCTATGATAATAGATAATTCAATCTAGTTCCATTCTGTTGTTGATTTTCTatacaaattttgaatttttgaacttATTTCTGTAAATGATGTTTGTTTTATGgagtttattttcataaatatttctaaaaattttatttttttcaagtaaataaaagaaatatataacaattatataatatttttcaaaaaaaaattaatttaatatgaaattttaatttatttttcctattttaaacataaactaatataaaaaaataaaaaaaaattcaatcgagtaacttttttttttttaatttatattccgAAACCCATCTAGATTAAATTAGTTTTCGGGGGGTTTTTCTCAACCAATTTATTCCActcaaattaactaaataaatgtAAATTCCATAAAATTTGAAGTcatcttcttattattattaaattgggGAATGAGTGATGACGGCACCCATCTTTTCTACACCATTCAACTTTGAATCATAAATGCTCGAAATCGATGCAACAGTCACTCTCAcaggaaaagaaaatggagaatCGATTTCTTCTTAGGAATTGGAGAATCGATTAAAGAACTTTTGTCCTACACTTTTCTATCGACACATTACTAAAGTAGCAAAACAggaagatttaaataaaaatatgacacttaaaaaataaggtttaaataaaattcaatatccgttttttttaattcttcaaacttgccacatgtgtggccggtcATGGGGGACTTTATGGCtgttgatttttgttaattttagcagttatctcaacctataaatactccattggctgctcacttcaaacacatctcaacccTTCTTATCTCTTCACTTCTTTCTCAGCTTTCTCTCTTCATTTACtctcattgttcttcattttcttcccctattcctttgtcgatttcacctcttgaaaaagagtccttcaaccaccatttggagcagcattcaagtgttcgtggaagcctcggttcaacaagaacaagcggagaaaGAGGAGCGGAGGAAACTAGTCAAGTCtaggagaaacaccagatttgattcttgttccttatccttttaattttattgttgttgttatgaacatatctatgaatatttgtgatgttgatatgtttaatttaattaatgtgcttaaatttaattcatgttaggttgattgcatttcatctacttaatttattaaaattgtgtttgtgttgttatatgcctcggtaagatgtttgattaagtaaaaccatgactaagtttttcttgcattacaattgtaaggtaattaatgaattaattatttaaacggattgaagttgtaattaattgacacgatacttaatcagtgaATGTAtgatcatctaaggtagctgagggttaaattagcaacggtatctaacaaCACATTagtcttgcataacttgcaagattattgtgattaaactgtttcaaggaaGAAATACATTGCTATCTTACGTAATATTTTATGTGCTTataagattgaattaattgtttgaattggcatagagatatgtacaagagattattttaattccataagtatgtatgtgcattaacacattttcttattttaaaatttgtttaatcagttgaattgacatagagatatagtcaagagataaatgaatTTTTGGTAAGTACGTATGtttataagttagcaaattaccgagttgccttgaatttattcgtaacaacataaatatgagtttaaaaattctaagttaaaaaatgtaattaatctaacacaattatgccatcttgattaaaatcatcttttgaaatcgtgcattggaacttttattttatttttaattattttacttagttaaaatcatagtttttaatcacctcctcaaatgaaagtatttttcttcaccaaagtgtttttaaaattgcatttataaataattcttttcacaatccCTGTAGGTATAATAACTtgatatttacttgtcactttattacttgttgcgattgtgtacacttgcacatttccatcgttccaagTACCAAAAATCAAAACTTCATTCTATGTTTGTGGGAAGAGGAGCATTGCTTCAAGGTGGAGGATTCGTTCAAAAACTCGTGGTACCTTGATAATGGATGCTCAAAACACATGACCGGTGACAAGAGCCACTTCATCAATTTGAAGCCAAAAATAAATTAGTTACATTTGGTGACAACCCTAACGGAAAAGTAGAATGAATCGACTCTATTGGTACAAGCTCTTCAATTCTTATTGAAAATGTTCTCTATGTCAACAATTTTAAGCATAATCTACTTAGTATCAACCAATTGTGTGATAGTGGtctcaatttcatttttgaatATAATGGATGTAAGATAGTTGACATTGTGTCTAATAAGATTATACTGCTTATGGGACGTAggataagaaatatatatatatggtgcatTTAGATGATTTGCATGATTCACTCATATGCATTGTTGCTAAAAATGAAAACAATTCTTTATTATGGCATAGAAAACTGGGACATGTTAGCATGAGCATATTGCATAAACTAGCTAAAAATGACTTAGTAAGAGGATTGCCTAAAATTGATTTTGAATTAGAAAAAGTTTGTGATGCATGTGTTAAGGGTAAACATAAAAGAACTTCCTTTAAACCTATTAATGATGTATCAACTAGTACAGTTCTTCAACTATTTCATATAGATTTGTTTGGTCCTATTAAGACAACTAGCTTGGGTGGTAAATAATATGTTTTTGTGCCTGTTGATGACTACTCTAGATTTACTTGGGTTctttttgtaacacccaaaaaCACAACCTAGAAGTTTGACCAAATTTTAAAGGTCATATTGGCCACCGAAATGGCCCAAAGCGGAACACCATTCAAACTTCTTAATTTCTTTTCGAAACCCACCtttgcccatattgtagtaaatatgtaattgttttctatttatttgaacgataaataaataaagttaatttcacatttcactattatttgttttgtatttttgtcttttatattttgcatgcatagcgaaattgtgacaatcaaatattagctcattgattgtctaagttcaaactgaagataagtggcattgtaagaacatttTCATTGTgtaaagacaacttacttcaatagataatctaaataattTTGTAATCTTGTAAAATAATCGAAGTAAGCATTTTATTCAAATACTGAGAgggattattatgttgtct carries:
- the LOC107893809 gene encoding agamous-like MADS-box protein MADS2 isoform X2 codes for the protein MGRGRVELKRIENKINRQVTFAKRRNGLLKKAYELSILCDAEVALIIFSNRGKLYEFCSTSSMAKTLEKYNSYTYGALEPAQTEIDAQSNYQEYLKLKSKVEVLQQSQRHFLGEEIADLGTKELEQLEHQLDFSLKKIRSTKMQLMIDQLSELQTKEEVLLETNRNLRMKLDESGPSMRSSWETGEQSIPYNHPPPPPQSEGFFEPLHCNNSLQIGYNPSSVTVEDTATASALAPSGFIPGWML
- the LOC107893809 gene encoding agamous-like MADS-box protein MADS2 isoform X1, with the translated sequence MGRGRVELKRIENKINRQVTFAKRRNGLLKKAYELSILCDAEVALIIFSNRGKLYEFCSTSSMAKTLEKYNSYTYGALEPAQTEIDAQQSNYQEYLKLKSKVEVLQQSQRHFLGEEIADLGTKELEQLEHQLDFSLKKIRSTKMQLMIDQLSELQTKEEVLLETNRNLRMKLDESGPSMRSSWETGEQSIPYNHPPPPPQSEGFFEPLHCNNSLQIGYNPSSVTVEDTATASALAPSGFIPGWML